The following coding sequences lie in one Eubacterium ventriosum genomic window:
- a CDS encoding transglutaminase-like domain-containing protein: MRKKLIAVALSISIALGGINSTTTYADSKLTKVNILQKNGDSYTLENYVSSPEEAQKLQEYYFLNNISGPYKITIDAKYYENWLEYDAYHESIDFFANNAFRDKIDNGIGFYCNTSGGGVRNNSSENELIIDGNGKKYIVLNLENYKVDKFITYFTEMQEVKKKFLATVPNLDEMSEYEKVLKILEFMHYIKYGKDENGRTINDAYTALVKGKATCTGFAEAFNFLASCINMESVEIGNPGVHSWNGVKVCGNWFEVEPQSKNNSSVNDATRNINMTKVLRGSEYMSNIDRAHQEGDKRDILPVSKIDYMDYKGHTFTSHVIKWNGDKATFYRTCSECGEYENDGFVMTSSKPYFYHLVDREYIGTDCDVTKVSEKKCGDATVTKYEATVTVDGKTYTSEHTEIDGECNHVVRDSDIKTVKKATCSEEGVIEKTCEICGYTWTESTPKTGHSYITVKTTSDTCEDKSVYKVHKCSECGEVIGTSKKMYYSAHDYEFTSHSKVATCTEKGEDLYTCTICGKTETREVPMVAHETELRNYKAATCTEDGYTGDETCINCGKVISKGKKTYATGHSYVDTLETVYETDMSMGLTYKYAYVIDRVTCKKCDFEMIDGQTESKLVCWILADGTEVSKEDGYEYEYVTDKNGNLVPKKIDHSVTQPTSRPSISPTIYETGDYTDVEDTTKSVSKVPAKVKVSSAKNLKGKKIAIKWKKVKKATKYQVKAVLGSKAITKTTTKTSYTIKKLKRKKTYKIYVRAYNKSGYGKWSNAKKVKVNK; the protein is encoded by the coding sequence ATGAGAAAAAAACTTATTGCAGTGGCATTATCCATAAGCATAGCTTTAGGGGGAATCAACAGCACAACAACATATGCCGATAGTAAATTAACGAAAGTAAATATTTTACAAAAAAATGGTGATTCTTACACTTTGGAAAACTACGTTTCTTCACCAGAGGAAGCACAAAAACTTCAAGAATACTACTTCTTAAATAACATTTCAGGACCATATAAAATAACAATTGATGCAAAATATTATGAGAACTGGTTAGAATATGATGCCTATCATGAAAGTATAGATTTTTTTGCAAATAATGCATTTAGAGATAAAATTGATAACGGAATAGGTTTCTACTGTAATACTAGCGGTGGTGGCGTTAGAAACAATTCTTCTGAAAATGAATTAATTATAGACGGAAATGGAAAGAAATATATTGTTTTAAACTTGGAGAATTACAAAGTTGACAAGTTTATAACTTATTTTACAGAAATGCAGGAAGTGAAGAAGAAATTTCTTGCAACAGTACCAAACCTTGACGAGATGAGCGAGTATGAAAAAGTACTGAAAATATTAGAGTTCATGCATTACATCAAGTATGGCAAGGATGAAAATGGCAGAACAATCAATGACGCATACACTGCACTGGTAAAGGGAAAGGCTACGTGTACAGGTTTTGCAGAGGCATTTAACTTCCTTGCAAGCTGCATAAACATGGAATCCGTGGAAATTGGAAACCCGGGAGTACATTCGTGGAATGGAGTAAAGGTTTGTGGAAACTGGTTTGAGGTTGAACCACAGAGCAAAAACAATTCTTCTGTAAATGATGCCACACGAAACATAAACATGACTAAAGTACTCAGAGGCTCAGAATACATGTCAAACATAGACAGAGCTCATCAGGAAGGGGATAAAAGAGACATACTTCCTGTAAGCAAAATTGATTACATGGACTACAAGGGCCACACGTTTACAAGTCACGTCATCAAGTGGAATGGAGACAAGGCAACATTCTACAGAACATGCAGTGAATGCGGGGAATATGAAAATGATGGTTTTGTAATGACTTCATCAAAGCCATATTTCTATCATTTGGTAGACCGAGAATACATTGGCACTGATTGTGATGTAACAAAGGTTTCAGAAAAGAAGTGTGGTGATGCCACAGTTACAAAGTATGAGGCAACAGTTACGGTCGACGGAAAGACCTACACATCAGAGCATACAGAGATTGATGGAGAATGTAATCATGTGGTAAGGGACAGTGACATTAAGACGGTAAAGAAAGCCACCTGCTCTGAAGAAGGAGTAATTGAAAAGACATGCGAAATATGTGGTTATACCTGGACTGAAAGCACACCTAAGACTGGGCATTCATACATTACGGTTAAAACAACTTCAGACACCTGTGAAGACAAGAGTGTTTACAAAGTTCATAAGTGCAGTGAATGTGGTGAGGTAATTGGAACATCAAAGAAGATGTATTATTCAGCTCATGATTATGAGTTTACAAGTCACAGTAAGGTTGCAACCTGTACTGAAAAGGGAGAGGACCTGTATACCTGCACAATCTGTGGAAAGACGGAAACAAGGGAAGTTCCAATGGTAGCGCATGAAACAGAGCTTAGAAACTATAAGGCTGCAACCTGTACTGAGGATGGATATACAGGTGATGAAACCTGCATTAACTGTGGAAAGGTAATTTCCAAGGGAAAGAAAACTTATGCCACGGGTCATTCATATGTTGACACACTTGAAACTGTCTATGAAACAGATATGTCAATGGGACTTACATATAAGTATGCATATGTAATAGACAGAGTAACATGCAAGAAGTGTGATTTTGAAATGATTGATGGACAAACAGAAAGCAAACTTGTGTGCTGGATACTTGCAGACGGAACAGAAGTCAGCAAGGAAGACGGATATGAATATGAGTACGTAACGGACAAGAATGGTAACCTTGTGCCGAAGAAGATAGACCACAGTGTAACACAACCAACTTCAAGACCATCAATAAGTCCCACAATTTATGAAACAGGTGACTACACGGATGTTGAAGACACAACAAAGTCTGTTTCAAAGGTACCGGCAAAAGTAAAAGTAAGTTCTGCAAAAAACTTAAAGGGTAAGAAAATCGCTATAAAATGGAAAAAGGTGAAGAAAGCCACGAAGTACCAGGTCAAGGCAGTACTTGGAAGTAAAGCAATAACAAAAACAACCACAAAGACTTCATATACCATTAAAAAGCTCAAAAGAAAGAAAACATACAAAATTTATGTGAGAGCATATAACAAATCAGGATATGGCAAATGGAGCAATGCAAAAAAAGTTAAAGTTAACAAATAA
- a CDS encoding VOC family protein, translated as MFDTIHHIAIIGSDYEQSKHFYVDLLGFKIIRENYRKERDDYKIDMACGLQEIELFIIKNAPARVNYPEALGLRHLAFKVESVDDTVKELNGKGIETEPVRLDDYTGNKMTFFHDPDGLPLEIHE; from the coding sequence ATGTTCGATACCATTCATCATATTGCAATCATTGGAAGCGATTATGAACAATCAAAACATTTTTATGTGGATCTGCTTGGATTTAAAATAATTAGAGAGAATTATCGAAAAGAACGTGATGATTACAAGATTGATATGGCATGTGGGCTGCAGGAAATAGAACTTTTTATCATAAAAAATGCTCCAGCTCGTGTAAATTATCCAGAAGCATTGGGATTACGCCATCTGGCATTTAAAGTGGAGAGTGTAGATGATACAGTAAAAGAATTGAATGGGAAAGGAATTGAAACTGAGCCGGTCCGTCTGGATGATTATACCGGAAATAAAATGACATTTTTCCATGATCCGGATGGACTTCCACTGGAAATTCATGAGTAG
- a CDS encoding ATP-binding protein translates to MDRVLHHTHVVTISGRSYRLKNHIKGND, encoded by the coding sequence CTGGATAGGGTTCTACATCATACCCATGTGGTAACAATATCCGGACGTTCATACAGACTTAAGAATCATATCAAAGGAAATGATTAA
- a CDS encoding IS3 family transposase, with translation MFEYIETFYNTVRIHSHCDYMSPDEFEKLYERVKSLLAA, from the coding sequence ATTTTTGAATACATCGAAACCTTTTATAACACTGTCAGAATTCATAGTCACTGTGATTACATGTCACCTGACGAATTTGAAAAATTGTATGAGAGGGTTAAATCTCTGCTGGCTGCTTAG
- a CDS encoding ABC-2 transporter permease, with amino-acid sequence MRGLIYKDISVFFKSIDKRLILIAAAAIVLLIFNAGIYAGLFASVMFAMTIGMQNIMSFASDEKASWKKYQLAMPISNFTVVASKYVSVIYTVAISILGSIAFNSLSSIIFQNFDMLIWLFSIGAAAIIPLLWTGICLPLTYWFGFRSAQTMGLIVVIPMFYFVKYFEDGPGMAAMVNSVHSYVLITGIAAILIFGISLIISTIGYSRKN; translated from the coding sequence ATGCGAGGATTGATATATAAAGACATATCCGTTTTCTTCAAGAGTATTGATAAGAGACTTATTCTGATTGCAGCAGCAGCTATTGTTCTGCTTATTTTCAATGCTGGAATTTATGCTGGCTTATTTGCTTCTGTTATGTTTGCCATGACAATCGGTATGCAAAATATTATGAGTTTCGCAAGTGATGAAAAGGCAAGCTGGAAAAAATATCAATTAGCTATGCCGATAAGCAATTTTACTGTTGTTGCAAGTAAATATGTTTCCGTAATATATACTGTTGCAATCAGCATTTTGGGAAGCATTGCGTTCAATAGTTTATCCAGCATAATTTTTCAAAACTTTGATATGCTTATCTGGTTATTTTCGATTGGAGCAGCAGCTATTATTCCGTTGTTATGGACAGGAATTTGCTTGCCATTAACTTATTGGTTTGGTTTTCGTTCTGCGCAAACTATGGGATTGATTGTGGTAATTCCAATGTTTTACTTTGTAAAATATTTTGAAGATGGGCCGGGAATGGCTGCTATGGTAAATTCTGTTCATTCATATGTGCTAATCACAGGGATAGCGGCAATTTTGATTTTTGGAATTTCCCTCATAATAAGCACCATTGGATATAGTCGCAAGAATTAA
- a CDS encoding ABC transporter ATP-binding protein: MDNNILVQNLCKQFEGFSLDNVSFKVPKGRIVGFIGENGAGKSTTINLILNELSKDSGQIQVFGIDHTIPTVKENIGVVFDECNFHDVFTAADIEKILKGVYKTWDSNLFSQYLKKFKIPTKKTIDTFSKGMKMKLSIICAMAHRPKLLILDEATTGLDPVVRDEVLDLFLEFIQDEDCSIFFSSHITSDIQKIADYVILIHQGKIIFEEPKDNLVYNYGVAKCGKEKFAQLSSDDYIIHRTTNMSVECLVHDKEAFKRKYKNIIVDNATLEDIMLFYVKGGTSCED, from the coding sequence ATGGATAATAACATTTTGGTGCAGAATTTATGCAAGCAATTTGAGGGATTTTCTTTGGACAATGTTTCGTTCAAAGTCCCTAAAGGCAGGATTGTAGGTTTTATTGGCGAAAATGGTGCAGGAAAAAGCACTACTATCAATCTGATATTAAATGAACTAAGCAAAGATAGCGGACAGATACAAGTCTTTGGAATAGACCATACAATTCCAACTGTCAAAGAAAACATTGGCGTCGTTTTTGATGAATGTAATTTTCATGATGTGTTTACAGCCGCAGATATTGAAAAAATCTTGAAAGGAGTTTATAAGACATGGGATAGTAACCTTTTTTCACAATACTTGAAAAAATTCAAAATCCCGACCAAGAAAACGATTGACACATTTTCTAAAGGCATGAAAATGAAGTTGTCTATCATTTGTGCTATGGCACATAGACCTAAACTGTTGATTTTGGACGAAGCAACAACAGGTCTTGACCCCGTTGTGCGTGATGAAGTATTAGACCTATTTTTGGAATTTATCCAAGATGAAGATTGCTCTATCTTCTTTTCGTCGCATATTACTTCGGACATACAAAAAATTGCAGACTATGTGATTTTAATTCATCAGGGAAAAATCATTTTCGAGGAACCGAAAGATAATCTTGTTTATAATTATGGCGTAGCAAAGTGCGGAAAAGAAAAATTTGCACAGCTTTCCTCTGATGATTATATCATACACCGAACTACAAATATGAGCGTGGAGTGTCTTGTTCATGACAAGGAAGCATTCAAACGAAAATACAAAAACATCATTGTGGATAATGCCACATTAGAAGATATTATGCTTTTCTATGTTAAAGGAGGTACATCATGCGAGGATTGA
- a CDS encoding GntR family transcriptional regulator: MEIIISNSSDKPIYEQICMQVKSFIMDGKLSAGEALPSMRALAKDLHISVITVQRAYEDLTRDGFIETVSGKGSFVASQNKEFIQEEQLRIAEELLQKVAEIGRAHGISLGQMTNILKLFYEE, encoded by the coding sequence GTGGAGATTATCATAAGTAATAGCAGTGATAAGCCTATTTACGAACAAATCTGTATGCAAGTAAAAAGTTTTATTATGGACGGCAAATTATCTGCTGGCGAAGCCCTCCCTTCTATGAGAGCTTTAGCAAAAGATTTACATATCAGTGTTATTACCGTTCAGAGAGCATATGAAGATTTAACGAGAGATGGATTTATAGAAACTGTATCTGGAAAAGGCAGTTTTGTAGCATCACAGAATAAGGAATTTATTCAAGAGGAACAGTTACGAATTGCTGAAGAACTTTTACAAAAGGTCGCAGAAATTGGTCGAGCACATGGCATTAGTCTTGGGCAAATGACGAATATTCTAAAACTATTTTACGAGGAATAA
- a CDS encoding TnpV protein, giving the protein MDKYIFDKKNGLWYELQGDYYIPCLTLPTEKEHKPIGLWGQRHKRYLQEHKRAVYTTLLTSGKLNRYLADIDEQAAEMMFRLVEQMAGKEGVTEQLKAENSMLWVGRMNEIQARAREIVNMEIIYA; this is encoded by the coding sequence ATGGACAAGTACATTTTTGATAAAAAGAATGGTTTATGGTATGAGTTGCAGGGAGATTATTATATCCCTTGCCTTACTTTACCAACCGAAAAAGAACACAAACCTATCGGCTTATGGGGGCAGCGGCACAAACGCTACTTACAGGAACATAAACGGGCGGTTTACACCACGCTACTCACAAGCGGAAAATTGAACCGTTATCTTGCTGATATTGACGAACAGGCAGCGGAAATGATGTTTCGATTGGTCGAGCAAATGGCTGGCAAGGAGGGGGTAACCGAACAACTCAAAGCAGAAAACTCGATGTTGTGGGTTGGAAGAATGAACGAGATACAAGCAAGGGCAAGAGAAATCGTCAATATGGAAATTATTTACGCATAA
- a CDS encoding MerR family transcriptional regulator produces MSKYTTGEIAKLCGVSVRTVQYYDTRNILTPSELTEGGRRLYSEEDLKRMKIICFLRDAGISINSIGELLSEHDPGSVISVLLEQQENILKEEIHERQVKLDMLDGIKQELKTIENFSIESIGDIAYAMENKKKMRKLHATLLITGLPINIIQWTSIILWIITGIWWPFALYVLVAILYGIWVTKFYFKKVAYICPQCHEVFKPKLKEAIFARHTPTLRNLTCTCCGYKGLCVETYGEEEKE; encoded by the coding sequence ATGTCAAAATATACAACTGGAGAAATTGCAAAGCTCTGCGGTGTATCTGTCAGAACGGTACAGTATTATGATACCCGTAACATTCTAACACCCAGCGAGTTAACAGAGGGCGGAAGGAGACTTTATTCAGAAGAGGATTTAAAACGGATGAAGATTATCTGCTTTCTTCGTGATGCTGGCATTTCAATAAACAGCATAGGAGAGTTGTTGTCTGAACATGACCCTGGTAGTGTTATTTCCGTTTTGCTTGAACAACAAGAAAATATTCTGAAAGAAGAAATACATGAAAGACAAGTAAAACTTGATATGCTCGATGGTATTAAACAAGAACTAAAAACCATAGAAAATTTCTCCATTGAATCTATTGGTGATATAGCTTATGCGATGGAAAACAAAAAGAAAATGAGGAAACTACATGCTACCTTGTTGATTACAGGTCTTCCTATTAACATAATCCAATGGACATCTATTATTCTTTGGATAATTACAGGAATTTGGTGGCCGTTTGCTCTTTATGTTTTGGTAGCCATCCTATATGGAATTTGGGTCACTAAATTCTATTTCAAAAAAGTAGCATATATCTGTCCGCAATGCCATGAGGTTTTTAAGCCGAAGCTAAAGGAGGCTATTTTCGCAAGGCATACTCCTACTCTTAGAAACCTGACATGTACTTGCTGTGGGTATAAAGGCTTGTGTGTGGAAACCTATGGAGAGGAGGAAAAAGAATGA
- a CDS encoding PLDc N-terminal domain-containing protein, which produces MSEFMELLPFLLPLAIAEIVLLGYTIYHILTHKNYKRGNRTLWLIVVIIGMQFIGPILYFLLGKEE; this is translated from the coding sequence ATGAGTGAATTTATGGAATTACTTCCGTTTTTGCTTCCGTTGGCAATCGCAGAAATTGTTTTGTTGGGGTATACAATCTATCACATTTTAACCCATAAGAACTATAAAAGAGGCAATCGCACTTTGTGGCTTATTGTTGTGATTATTGGTATGCAGTTTATCGGACCAATTCTCTATTTCTTGCTTGGCAAGGAGGAATAA
- a CDS encoding ATP-binding cassette domain-containing protein: MNVLTIQNLIKSFGSKKVLCGLELSVQEHSIFGFIGKNGAGKTTTMKAILGLTKCDSGAIYVMGEKVHFGQTNTNRYIGYLPDVPEFYSYMTATEYLTLCGNLCGMDKADITARSTELLKLVGLGQEKRRIKGFSRGMKQRLGIAQALLNRPKLLICDEPTSALDPAGRKEILDILLAAKEQTTILFSTHILSDVERICTEVAFLNDGKIAMQGTIAELRNKQSSNGFIIEIEKKEVADMLAEAFNELQHAEENALIFQGNENRFFDMMQYISENRIPIQKIERLEPTLETLFLEVTK, translated from the coding sequence ATGAATGTACTAACAATACAAAACCTAATTAAGAGTTTTGGCAGTAAAAAAGTGCTTTGCGGACTTGAATTATCTGTTCAGGAACACAGCATTTTTGGGTTTATCGGTAAAAACGGAGCTGGAAAAACGACAACAATGAAAGCAATCCTTGGTCTTACAAAATGTGATAGTGGTGCAATCTATGTTATGGGAGAAAAAGTGCATTTTGGACAGACTAACACCAATAGGTATATCGGCTATTTGCCTGATGTTCCAGAATTTTATTCCTATATGACAGCGACAGAATATTTAACTCTCTGCGGTAATTTATGTGGAATGGATAAAGCAGATATTACAGCGAGAAGTACAGAGCTGTTGAAACTAGTTGGTCTTGGTCAGGAAAAACGGCGCATAAAAGGATTTTCAAGAGGAATGAAACAACGCTTGGGAATTGCACAAGCACTCCTAAATCGTCCAAAACTTTTAATCTGCGATGAACCGACATCAGCACTTGATCCAGCAGGGCGCAAGGAGATTTTGGATATACTTCTTGCAGCCAAAGAACAGACGACAATACTTTTTTCCACGCATATTCTTTCTGATGTAGAGCGTATCTGCACTGAGGTAGCTTTTTTGAATGACGGAAAAATTGCTATGCAAGGAACTATTGCAGAACTACGAAACAAGCAATCATCTAACGGATTTATTATTGAAATAGAGAAAAAAGAAGTTGCTGATATGCTTGCAGAGGCATTTAATGAACTTCAACATGCAGAGGAAAATGCGCTTATTTTTCAGGGAAACGAGAATCGTTTTTTTGATATGATGCAATATATTTCTGAAAACAGAATTCCTATACAAAAAATTGAACGATTAGAGCCTACGCTTGAAACTCTGTTTTTGGAGGTGACAAAATGA
- a CDS encoding ABC transporter permease subunit yields MKSLLALMRKEYMEATRTGKIMIIILLFVLFGIMSPAVAKLTPWMMKMLSDSMAESGLIVTNVQVDALTSWTQFFKNIPIALIAFVLIFSDIFTKEYKSGTLLLVLTKGLSRYKVVLAKTVLLLSIWTVGYEICFTITYGYNEYFWDNSIANNLFFSATMWWIFGVWVICLITLFSSLLKNNTGVSLCIGGTVLLAYLLSIIPKAKWYSPTILMNTNSLLMGVEEIDAYIKAIVITVFLCIVCVAVSIPIINKRQL; encoded by the coding sequence ATGAAATCTCTGTTAGCTCTTATGAGAAAAGAATATATGGAAGCTACACGAACGGGTAAAATTATGATTATTATATTACTATTTGTACTGTTCGGTATTATGAGTCCTGCGGTTGCGAAGCTAACACCATGGATGATGAAAATGCTATCTGACTCAATGGCAGAAAGTGGGTTGATTGTCACAAATGTTCAAGTGGATGCTTTGACTTCATGGACACAATTTTTTAAGAACATTCCGATTGCGCTGATTGCTTTTGTACTTATATTTAGCGATATATTTACTAAAGAATACAAATCTGGAACATTATTACTTGTGCTGACAAAAGGCTTGTCACGATATAAAGTTGTACTTGCAAAAACTGTGCTGTTGCTGTCAATTTGGACAGTTGGATATGAGATATGTTTTACCATTACTTATGGATACAATGAGTATTTTTGGGATAACAGTATTGCGAATAACTTATTTTTTTCAGCAACTATGTGGTGGATATTTGGCGTGTGGGTTATATGCCTTATTACTCTATTTTCATCATTGTTGAAGAATAACACAGGCGTTTCTTTGTGTATCGGAGGGACAGTACTATTGGCATATTTATTGAGTATCATACCGAAAGCAAAGTGGTATTCTCCTACTATATTGATGAATACCAACTCACTTTTGATGGGTGTAGAGGAAATAGACGCATATATAAAAGCTATAGTTATCACTGTTTTCTTGTGTATAGTATGCGTTGCTGTAAGTATTCCGATTATAAACAAGAGGCAGCTTTAA
- a CDS encoding cysteine-rich KTR domain-containing protein, giving the protein MIQENTEMKNFPLYCPKCKKETIINVQDMKITLAVSK; this is encoded by the coding sequence ATGATACAAGAAAATACTGAGATGAAAAACTTTCCTCTCTACTGTCCGAAGTGCAAGAAAGAAACAATCATCAATGTTCAAGATATGAAAATCACGCTTGCAGTCAGTAAATAA
- a CDS encoding MobA/MobL family protein: protein MARHSFIQMSKLPNVKGRISYITSHARQENLYATYRTADNEFWSNLARESQQEFKRSGTEGKCIEARELIIALPEVYIRYEPQEVLEDFTEEFHRRYGVECVSALHHNKRKTNYHIHLIFSERKLLPEPDIKIATRSVFYDETGKRVRTKKEITGEDGQIRKGCTVIKKGEIYESHLFTVKDDKFKSEPFLREVKEIYTDLINRHISDPEQQLKVFDKNSVYLPTKKIGKNNPKAAEIEADNTARQEWNRTADMALLSGISEAKILEVKQTEIHEKASQSIKSKGWLPNLFRGIVAKAKDFLQNLIREKDMPPKPTLDIDMAEFCHMRNLMIKVQDRAREIKTLQDKVLPQLKQQLANTKGIFKGKERKALEVKIKETEVEIADRLDKIPDTLKGDGYPDVQVFMRTFREMESVVEQYNHDLAQWEYQVSRKPTATAKEQHRPPEKQSVLKHLREIQERNKQKPTQKQRKKSIDRDSR, encoded by the coding sequence ATGGCAAGACATTCATTTATACAGATGTCGAAGCTACCCAATGTCAAGGGAAGAATATCCTATATCACAAGCCACGCAAGACAGGAAAATCTCTATGCCACCTACCGCACCGCCGACAATGAATTTTGGAGTAACCTTGCAAGGGAAAGCCAGCAGGAATTTAAGCGAAGCGGTACAGAGGGCAAATGTATTGAAGCAAGGGAATTAATTATCGCCCTGCCTGAAGTATATATAAGATATGAGCCGCAGGAAGTCCTTGAAGATTTTACGGAGGAGTTCCACAGGCGGTATGGTGTGGAGTGCGTGTCAGCCCTCCACCACAACAAACGCAAGACAAACTATCATATCCACCTTATCTTCAGCGAAAGAAAACTGCTTCCTGAACCTGACATCAAGATAGCCACACGCAGCGTGTTCTATGATGAAACAGGCAAAAGGGTACGCACCAAGAAAGAAATCACAGGGGAGGACGGGCAGATACGAAAAGGCTGCACCGTCATAAAAAAGGGAGAAATTTATGAAAGCCACCTCTTTACCGTAAAAGATGATAAATTCAAAAGCGAGCCTTTTCTTCGGGAGGTAAAGGAGATTTACACCGACCTTATCAATCGCCATATTTCCGATCCCGAACAGCAGTTAAAGGTCTTTGATAAGAACAGCGTTTATCTTCCCACAAAGAAAATCGGCAAGAACAATCCCAAAGCCGCCGAGATTGAAGCGGATAACACTGCAAGGCAGGAATGGAACAGGACAGCGGATATGGCGTTGTTATCAGGTATTTCCGAAGCAAAGATTTTAGAAGTCAAGCAGACCGAGATACACGAAAAAGCAAGCCAATCCATCAAGAGTAAAGGTTGGCTGCCTAATCTGTTCCGTGGGATTGTGGCAAAGGCAAAAGATTTTCTGCAAAACCTTATTCGGGAGAAAGATATGCCACCCAAGCCTACGCTTGACATTGATATGGCAGAGTTTTGCCATATGAGAAACCTGATGATAAAAGTACAGGATAGGGCAAGGGAAATCAAAACCTTGCAGGATAAAGTTTTGCCGCAGTTGAAACAGCAGCTTGCCAATACAAAGGGAATTTTCAAAGGCAAAGAACGAAAAGCGTTGGAGGTAAAAATCAAAGAAACCGAAGTGGAGATTGCCGACAGGCTGGATAAAATCCCCGATACGCTCAAAGGGGACGGTTATCCCGATGTGCAGGTATTTATGCGGACTTTCCGAGAAATGGAAAGCGTTGTGGAACAGTATAACCATGACCTTGCCCAGTGGGAATATCAAGTCAGCAGGAAACCAACAGCCACCGCTAAAGAACAGCACAGACCGCCTGAAAAGCAGAGCGTGTTAAAACATCTGCGTGAGATACAGGAACGCAACAAGCAGAAACCTACGCAAAAACAGCGTAAGAAATCCATTGATAGAGATAGCAGATAG
- a CDS encoding helix-turn-helix domain-containing protein: MSNIKMGLTIEEAAECTGIGRNTMRKLVDWGKLPVLKVGRKAIIRRDTLERFMSVNQGRNLLNENDVRKVE; this comes from the coding sequence ATGAGCAACATCAAAATGGGTTTAACCATAGAAGAAGCCGCAGAATGTACGGGTATCGGAAGAAATACAATGCGTAAGTTGGTAGACTGGGGCAAACTTCCCGTCCTCAAGGTCGGAAGAAAAGCGATTATCCGCAGAGATACTTTAGAGCGATTTATGAGCGTCAATCAGGGAAGAAACCTGCTCAATGAAAACGATGTCCGCAAAGTAGAATAA